In one window of Nocardiopsis aegyptia DNA:
- a CDS encoding ATP-binding protein translates to MHQPVHPHNPDPASERDRTTPVKNEDAAPTPPVGPFSGPAENGYRPAARVNVPNPYTRPLKVDDVDTGAHPVGQWRGVGLNEPEPRVVPVRAPESGSARARVGAQEAPAPVERTTGKGGGGDGDEAPAEAHEPRAETAAPGTPKPEEPTAAAPADRKPDEGSPASAKGEPSAPGAGDARSGSAAEPRTPGAPTAEPGPAKQPTSAASDGPKPAAGPAAPAKGDAQVSAPAEAREPRAETVAPGTPKAEQPTAAAPADRKPDERAPAPAKGDAQDSASVEPGPAKQPTAVAPVDGKSVPPVEPTAAKAEASGPGAGDGRSRPAAEPRTPSAPATSGPVKQPTAPADRKPAEGSAAPADRKPAERSPAPAAGAATAEPAGSAPRAPAPTVPPLRPARPRTRTDRGDRAGATADPAPRAGDTAPTAPDHTSTDDRSGRHGTRSPRVPAGQDGARPPEGAPPMADHTHTPSDEPGEQHERHRPHAADAPMGHQAADHTGWGHRPTGPAGPQAPGRPHHTYDEQGWRGPHGQQPAPPSPGRQGYQVPQEPTGLPQPPAGYGHGPQQYPPAPDPRGPWQDGQQPHGYPPPYPYGAYQQAVPPPPQPMPQYPVPYPAPHPIVTYQSAYPAPFQPPGYVLPGQPVVYPAPYQAHGQPIQHVIVLTPGQPPQVLTAEPVQDRSERQERQQHPERDDRSEEHAREGIEPAERPKALPRPEAPEAAAPSAPAPEAPKAESAPAVESAPAPDASASAIAEETEKILNEALAGLAMRDLSLVDALLEMVEELETDAKDPDLLDKLFQIDNFATRMRRNGENLLVLTGHDGGESDAHDEIVPLLDVARAATSEIKDYPRVRLGKLPQTSITGMAADDISHLLAELLDNATANSPEHSQVVISAREMDDGRLMMIVEDEGVGIPEHQLGELNERLSGSPRLDDDVPRHMGLYVASRIGRKHGLETRLESRAFRGVNAYTIIPKELLRVATPPTPGKPRTSAVPSTSGPSVGTGSQALTPPPVTGTNGVNGSSASKPTNGGDPSVTAAGLPRRSATPHGSPLRMMPHPKSVPPPSPPSDKPKLTGDARAEQIRDELGDFLDGEREAREESGGEEGGTT, encoded by the coding sequence GTGCATCAGCCCGTGCATCCGCACAACCCGGACCCGGCGTCGGAGCGGGACCGGACCACGCCGGTGAAGAACGAGGACGCCGCACCGACCCCGCCCGTCGGCCCCTTCTCCGGCCCCGCCGAGAACGGATACCGCCCGGCGGCCAGGGTGAACGTGCCCAACCCGTACACGCGCCCGCTCAAGGTCGACGACGTCGACACCGGGGCCCACCCGGTGGGCCAGTGGCGCGGGGTCGGTCTCAACGAGCCCGAGCCGCGCGTGGTCCCCGTGCGCGCGCCCGAGTCCGGATCCGCCCGGGCCAGGGTCGGCGCTCAGGAGGCCCCGGCCCCCGTCGAGCGGACCACGGGCAAGGGCGGCGGTGGCGACGGCGACGAGGCGCCCGCCGAGGCACACGAGCCGCGCGCCGAGACGGCTGCGCCCGGGACGCCGAAGCCCGAGGAGCCGACCGCGGCCGCTCCGGCCGACCGGAAGCCCGACGAAGGGTCCCCGGCTTCGGCGAAGGGCGAGCCCTCTGCTCCCGGCGCCGGGGACGCTCGCTCCGGGTCGGCCGCCGAGCCGCGCACGCCGGGTGCCCCGACGGCCGAGCCCGGTCCGGCGAAGCAGCCGACCTCGGCCGCTTCGGACGGGCCGAAGCCTGCCGCGGGGCCTGCGGCTCCAGCGAAGGGCGACGCCCAGGTGTCCGCGCCCGCCGAGGCACGCGAGCCGCGCGCCGAGACGGTCGCGCCCGGGACGCCGAAGGCCGAGCAGCCGACCGCGGCCGCTCCGGCCGACCGGAAGCCCGACGAACGAGCCCCGGCTCCGGCGAAGGGCGACGCCCAGGATTCTGCGTCCGTTGAGCCCGGTCCCGCGAAGCAGCCGACCGCTGTGGCTCCGGTCGATGGAAAGTCGGTCCCTCCTGTCGAACCGACCGCGGCGAAGGCCGAGGCCTCTGGACCCGGCGCCGGTGACGGTCGTTCTCGTCCCGCCGCCGAGCCGCGCACGCCGAGTGCTCCGGCCACGTCCGGTCCGGTGAAGCAGCCGACCGCTCCGGCCGACCGGAAGCCCGCCGAGGGGTCTGCGGCTCCGGCCGACCGGAAGCCCGCCGAGCGGTCCCCGGCTCCGGCGGCGGGTGCGGCCACCGCCGAGCCTGCCGGCTCCGCCCCCCGCGCACCGGCGCCCACCGTTCCGCCGCTTCGGCCCGCCCGCCCGCGCACACGAACCGACCGGGGCGACCGCGCGGGAGCCACGGCCGACCCGGCCCCCCGAGCGGGCGACACCGCACCGACGGCGCCCGACCACACCAGCACCGACGACCGTTCCGGCCGTCACGGCACCCGCTCCCCGCGGGTACCGGCCGGACAGGACGGGGCCCGGCCCCCGGAGGGAGCTCCGCCCATGGCCGACCACACCCACACGCCCTCGGACGAACCGGGGGAGCAGCACGAACGACACAGACCGCACGCCGCCGACGCGCCCATGGGCCACCAGGCGGCGGACCACACCGGGTGGGGCCACAGGCCCACCGGACCAGCGGGGCCCCAGGCCCCGGGACGGCCCCACCACACGTATGACGAGCAGGGGTGGCGGGGCCCCCACGGGCAGCAGCCCGCTCCCCCCTCACCAGGACGACAGGGGTACCAGGTGCCACAGGAGCCCACAGGCCTGCCGCAGCCCCCCGCGGGGTACGGCCACGGCCCCCAGCAGTACCCGCCCGCCCCGGACCCGCGCGGTCCGTGGCAGGACGGCCAGCAGCCGCACGGCTACCCTCCGCCGTACCCCTACGGCGCCTACCAGCAGGCGGTTCCCCCGCCGCCGCAGCCGATGCCGCAGTATCCGGTGCCCTACCCGGCCCCGCACCCGATCGTGACCTACCAGAGCGCCTACCCGGCCCCCTTCCAGCCGCCCGGCTACGTCCTGCCGGGACAGCCGGTCGTGTACCCGGCCCCCTACCAGGCGCACGGCCAGCCGATCCAGCACGTCATCGTTCTCACCCCCGGCCAACCGCCCCAGGTCCTCACGGCGGAACCGGTGCAGGACCGCTCCGAGCGCCAGGAGCGTCAGCAGCACCCGGAGCGCGACGACCGTTCCGAGGAGCACGCGCGCGAGGGCATCGAGCCGGCGGAACGCCCCAAGGCGCTGCCCCGGCCCGAGGCTCCCGAGGCGGCGGCTCCGAGCGCGCCCGCGCCCGAGGCGCCCAAGGCCGAGAGCGCCCCGGCGGTCGAGAGCGCGCCCGCCCCCGACGCCTCCGCGTCCGCGATCGCGGAGGAGACGGAGAAGATCCTCAACGAGGCCCTCGCCGGTCTGGCCATGCGCGACCTGTCCCTGGTGGACGCGCTCCTGGAGATGGTCGAGGAACTGGAGACCGACGCCAAGGACCCCGACCTCCTCGACAAGCTCTTCCAGATCGACAACTTCGCCACCCGTATGCGCCGCAACGGCGAGAACCTCCTCGTGCTGACCGGCCACGACGGCGGCGAGTCCGACGCCCACGACGAGATCGTCCCCCTCCTCGACGTCGCCCGCGCCGCGACCTCCGAGATCAAGGACTATCCCCGCGTCCGCCTCGGCAAGCTGCCGCAGACGTCCATCACCGGTATGGCGGCCGACGACATCAGCCACCTGTTGGCCGAGCTGCTGGACAACGCGACGGCCAACTCGCCCGAGCACTCCCAGGTCGTCATCAGCGCCCGGGAGATGGACGACGGCCGGCTGATGATGATCGTCGAGGACGAGGGCGTGGGCATCCCCGAGCACCAGCTCGGCGAACTCAACGAGCGTCTCAGCGGCTCACCGAGGCTCGACGACGACGTGCCCCGGCACATGGGCCTGTACGTCGCGAGCCGGATCGGCCGCAAGCACGGCCTGGAGACCCGCCTGGAGTCCCGCGCGTTCCGCGGGGTGAACGCCTACACGATCATCCCCAAGGAGCTGCTGCGCGTCGCGACGCCGCCGACCCCGGGCAAGCCCCGGACCTCGGCGGTCCCCTCGACGTCGGGCCCCTCGGTCGGAACCGGGTCCCAGGCCCTCACGCCCCCTCCGGTGACGGGAACCAACGGAGTGAACGGCAGCTCAGCCTCCAAGCCCACCAACGGCGGAGACCCCTCCGTCACCGCCGCGGGCCTGCCCCGGCGCAGTGCCACCCCGCACGGCTCGCCGCTGCGGATGATGCCGCACCCGAAGTCGGTGCCTCCGCCCTCGCCGCCGTCGGACAAGCCCAAGCTGACCGGCGACGCCAGAGCCGAGCAGATCCGCGACGAGCTCGGCGACTTCCTCGACGGCGAACGCGAGGCACGTGAGGAGTCCGGCGGTGAGGAGGGCGGCACCACGTGA
- a CDS encoding ABC transporter substrate-binding protein: MTSTPPEHLLEMSRRNVLRAVGAGAAATAATGALSACAGGDSGSGGARQFTGVFDFDLDSNTRNVAVEDGALLLNSVYKDLFLMTGGFYNWREHTWDYMLLEGSEWDGNDLVVTLRPGLKWSDGSDLTADDMIQSYAIAILEVAPWAVGFPQVAELEKLDDLSVRLGFDAPFPNIERSIIKHRIVARSTYAEFGERALDLVGSGVRHGDDEQSEFIAEFVEFAPEEIVCSGPYMFDPEQMSDARITLVRNENGYQGGEVLFDEVVVHKGDNRQSALLVQQREVDYSTEAPSAADQQAFQGVEGFKWVEHVGYDGCGLMFNYAAKPELEDVRVRKALAHLLDTETIGQVARGEAYSGVEYYAGLVDLQAEEIMTEEELAGFEHYGYNPDRATELLEDAGWTLSDGIWHLPDGEAASYEIIGVAGWGDFELTASQVEEAWNSFGIRCEARNVPSDNPWGIWGAGDFEVAVRHWGNPEIPDYWGAFQMNFLLENSGDEDNPGQSFDLNVDSPSQGEVDVAELIEEAKRAGTEEEQHAALKRLAIIFNELLPRIPIWTYRYLAPAIEGVRVEHFAADHPAANNEQYQDNHVILSLIQGDLRPVE, encoded by the coding sequence ATGACCTCCACACCCCCCGAGCACCTCCTGGAGATGAGCCGCCGCAACGTCCTGCGCGCCGTGGGCGCCGGTGCCGCCGCCACCGCGGCCACCGGTGCGCTGAGCGCCTGCGCGGGCGGGGACTCCGGTTCCGGCGGCGCGCGGCAGTTCACCGGCGTCTTCGACTTCGACCTGGACTCCAACACCCGCAACGTGGCCGTCGAGGACGGCGCGCTGCTGCTCAACTCGGTCTACAAGGACCTGTTCCTGATGACCGGCGGCTTCTACAACTGGCGCGAGCACACGTGGGACTACATGCTCCTCGAAGGCTCCGAGTGGGACGGGAACGACCTGGTCGTGACCCTGCGCCCCGGGCTGAAGTGGAGCGACGGCAGCGACCTCACCGCCGACGACATGATCCAGAGCTACGCGATCGCGATCCTGGAGGTCGCGCCGTGGGCGGTGGGCTTCCCGCAGGTCGCGGAGCTGGAGAAGCTCGACGACCTGAGTGTGCGGCTCGGCTTCGACGCGCCGTTCCCCAACATCGAGCGCAGCATCATCAAGCACCGGATCGTCGCCAGGTCCACCTACGCCGAGTTCGGGGAGCGCGCGCTGGACCTGGTGGGGTCGGGGGTGCGCCACGGCGACGACGAGCAGAGCGAGTTCATCGCCGAGTTCGTGGAGTTCGCGCCGGAGGAGATCGTGTGCAGCGGGCCGTACATGTTCGACCCCGAGCAGATGTCGGACGCCCGGATCACGCTGGTGCGCAACGAGAACGGCTACCAGGGCGGGGAGGTGCTCTTCGACGAGGTGGTCGTGCACAAGGGCGACAACCGGCAGTCGGCACTGCTCGTCCAGCAGCGCGAGGTCGACTACTCGACGGAGGCCCCCTCCGCCGCCGACCAGCAGGCCTTCCAGGGGGTGGAGGGGTTCAAGTGGGTCGAGCACGTGGGCTACGACGGCTGTGGACTGATGTTCAACTACGCGGCCAAGCCCGAGCTGGAGGACGTGCGCGTGCGCAAGGCGCTGGCGCACCTGCTGGACACCGAGACGATCGGGCAGGTCGCCCGGGGCGAGGCCTACAGCGGGGTGGAGTACTACGCGGGGCTGGTCGACCTCCAGGCGGAGGAGATCATGACGGAGGAGGAGCTGGCGGGGTTCGAGCACTACGGCTACAACCCGGACCGGGCGACGGAGCTGCTGGAGGACGCGGGGTGGACCCTGAGCGACGGCATCTGGCACCTGCCGGACGGTGAGGCGGCCAGCTACGAGATCATCGGCGTCGCGGGCTGGGGCGACTTCGAGCTGACGGCGTCGCAGGTGGAGGAGGCGTGGAACTCCTTCGGGATCCGGTGCGAGGCCCGCAACGTTCCGTCGGACAACCCGTGGGGCATCTGGGGCGCGGGTGACTTCGAGGTCGCGGTGCGGCACTGGGGGAACCCGGAGATCCCCGACTACTGGGGCGCCTTCCAGATGAACTTCCTGCTGGAGAACTCCGGCGACGAGGACAACCCCGGGCAGTCGTTCGACCTGAACGTGGACAGCCCCTCCCAGGGCGAGGTCGACGTGGCGGAGCTGATCGAGGAGGCCAAGCGGGCCGGGACCGAGGAGGAGCAGCACGCGGCGCTGAAGCGGCTCGCGATCATCTTCAACGAGCTGCTCCCGCGCATCCCGATCTGGACCTACCGGTACCTGGCGCCCGCGATCGAGGGCGTGCGCGTCGAGCACTTCGCGGCGGACCACCCGGCGGCCAACAACGAGCAGTACCAGGACAACCACGTGATCCTGTCGCTGATCCAGGGCGACCTGCGACCGGTCGAGTAG
- a CDS encoding ABC transporter ATP-binding protein — translation MTDPTVHHDPSAEGERAAGAGRAAAPGRAAGAVAGAADTPVLGLHGVRQVFSTPRGDVPAVAGVDLRVRPGRVLCLVGESGCGKTTTARMAAALARPTSGTVRFRGRDVAAMSRAERSEFRRSVQYIHQDPYASLNPVRTVYSTVSAGLRRHRMVRDRREARAATAELLRRVELTPAEDYLDKYPHQMSGGQRQRVAVARALAMNPEVIIADESTSMLDVSIRVSLLNTLGRLRDDLGVGFLFITHDLAVAKYFARDGEIAVMYLGRIVEQGPTRRVVDDPRHPYTRALVSAVCEPDPDLARTKERVRLRSADIPDLTALPPGCEFHPRCPMFEPGRCDTERPALAPGPDRLLACHVVDGG, via the coding sequence ATGACCGACCCGACCGTGCACCACGATCCGTCCGCCGAGGGCGAGCGCGCCGCCGGCGCGGGGAGAGCCGCCGCGCCCGGAAGGGCCGCCGGTGCCGTGGCGGGTGCCGCCGACACCCCGGTCCTGGGCCTGCACGGTGTGCGCCAGGTCTTCTCCACGCCGCGCGGCGACGTCCCCGCCGTGGCCGGCGTCGACCTGCGGGTGCGCCCCGGCCGGGTGCTGTGCCTGGTGGGGGAGTCCGGCTGCGGCAAGACCACCACCGCCCGGATGGCCGCCGCGCTGGCGCGGCCCACCTCCGGCACCGTCCGCTTCCGCGGCCGGGACGTCGCGGCCATGAGCCGGGCCGAGCGCTCGGAGTTCCGCCGGTCCGTCCAGTACATCCACCAGGACCCCTACGCCTCCCTGAACCCGGTGCGCACCGTCTACTCCACGGTCTCCGCCGGACTGCGCCGCCACCGGATGGTCCGGGACCGCCGCGAGGCCCGCGCGGCCACCGCCGAACTCCTGCGCCGGGTCGAACTCACCCCCGCCGAGGACTACCTGGACAAGTACCCCCACCAGATGTCGGGCGGCCAGCGCCAGCGCGTGGCGGTCGCCCGGGCCCTGGCGATGAACCCGGAGGTGATCATCGCCGATGAGTCCACCTCGATGCTGGACGTGTCCATCCGGGTCAGCCTGCTCAACACCCTGGGCCGGCTGCGCGACGACCTCGGCGTCGGCTTCCTGTTCATCACCCACGACCTGGCCGTGGCCAAGTACTTCGCCCGGGACGGCGAGATCGCGGTCATGTACCTGGGCAGGATCGTGGAACAGGGGCCCACGCGCCGGGTGGTGGACGACCCCCGCCACCCCTACACCCGGGCCCTGGTCTCCGCGGTCTGCGAGCCCGACCCGGACCTGGCGCGCACCAAGGAGCGGGTGCGGTTGCGCAGCGCCGACATCCCCGACCTGACGGCCCTGCCGCCGGGCTGCGAGTTCCACCCGCGCTGCCCGATGTTCGAGCCGGGGCGCTGCGACACCGAACGGCCCGCGCTGGCCCCCGGCCCCGACCGCCTGCTCGCCTGCCACGTCGTCGACGGCGGGTGA
- a CDS encoding ABC transporter ATP-binding protein: MNDRPAPAPDPADDGALLSVRGVDIDYRTGRRSRVTAVRGVGFDLHPGQSMALVGESGCGKTTLGLGLLRLLPRTGTVSAGQVLFRRKDGRRVDVRSLAKEDLRRFRWNEAAMVFQGAMNAFNPVLTVRDHFLDTFRAHERRGARRTRADLIEHSAALLELVRLDPARVLAAHPHELSGGMRQRALIALALALRPQLLILDEPTTALDILTQRAIVERLTELREELRFAMLFITHDLGLAAELADRVGTMYAGRMIETGTTRDVFHRSRHPYTRALINSVPPVAGDPTVPESLPGGPPSLGALPPGCSFAPRCAHAEPRCSRTRPELDVLRERPEGLSHAAACLRAGDAALFTEGATR, from the coding sequence GTGAACGACCGCCCCGCCCCCGCCCCGGACCCCGCCGACGACGGCGCGCTGCTGTCCGTGCGCGGTGTCGACATCGACTACCGGACCGGACGCAGGAGCCGGGTCACGGCCGTGCGCGGCGTCGGCTTCGACCTCCACCCCGGCCAGTCCATGGCCCTGGTGGGGGAGTCCGGCTGCGGCAAGACCACCCTCGGCCTCGGCCTGCTGCGGCTGCTCCCGCGCACCGGGACCGTCTCCGCCGGGCAGGTCCTCTTCCGGCGCAAGGACGGCCGCCGCGTCGACGTGCGCTCACTGGCCAAGGAGGACCTGCGCCGCTTCCGCTGGAACGAGGCGGCCATGGTCTTCCAGGGCGCGATGAACGCGTTCAACCCCGTGCTGACCGTGCGGGACCACTTCCTGGACACCTTCCGCGCACACGAGCGGCGCGGCGCCCGCCGCACCCGCGCGGACCTGATCGAACACTCCGCCGCGCTGCTGGAGCTGGTCCGGCTCGACCCCGCACGGGTCCTGGCCGCCCACCCGCACGAGCTGTCCGGCGGCATGCGCCAGCGGGCCCTGATCGCCCTCGCGCTGGCGCTGAGGCCGCAGCTGCTCATCCTCGACGAGCCCACGACCGCGCTGGACATCCTCACCCAGCGCGCCATCGTGGAGCGCCTGACCGAGCTCCGCGAGGAGCTGCGGTTCGCGATGCTCTTCATCACCCACGACCTGGGCCTGGCCGCCGAGCTCGCCGACCGCGTCGGCACGATGTACGCCGGCCGGATGATCGAGACCGGCACCACGCGCGACGTCTTCCACCGCTCACGGCACCCCTACACCCGGGCGCTGATCAACTCCGTTCCGCCGGTCGCGGGCGACCCGACCGTCCCGGAGTCACTGCCGGGCGGGCCGCCGAGCCTGGGGGCACTGCCCCCCGGCTGCTCCTTCGCACCGCGCTGCGCCCACGCCGAGCCCCGCTGTTCGCGGACCCGCCCCGAGCTCGACGTGCTCAGGGAGCGCCCCGAAGGGCTCAGCCACGCCGCCGCGTGCCTGCGCGCCGGCGACGCCGCACTCTTCACCGAGGGGGCCACCCGATGA
- a CDS encoding ABC transporter permease — protein sequence MTATTAPAAGVWGAVWQGLTRSTSGFLGLCLVLGVLVFSFAGPLLVDTRNPTDIDLIWGPMNAEHWLGTNHEGKDTFVQLVLGGREPIWVGVVAALITVAIAVVLGGIAGYVRGCVDHFLLQLTDITMTIPFIVLMLVIASFYRTASPLMVAFIIGLVTWPYLMRSIRAQVLSLREREFVEAARLQDLGTARILFVEVLPNMAGYVFINFIIAITNAIYAVVGMYLLGLLPSTADNWGLMIQQAWDNNAFLLPTATPFLVAPMVMIMLFQIGLVTMSRSLEQALNPRLRDR from the coding sequence ATGACCGCCACCACCGCTCCCGCCGCCGGCGTCTGGGGCGCCGTCTGGCAGGGGCTGACCCGCAGCACCAGCGGCTTCCTGGGGCTCTGCCTCGTCCTGGGCGTGCTGGTCTTCTCCTTCGCCGGCCCCCTGCTCGTGGACACCCGCAACCCGACGGACATCGACCTCATCTGGGGCCCGATGAACGCCGAGCACTGGCTCGGCACCAACCACGAGGGCAAGGACACCTTCGTCCAACTCGTCCTCGGCGGACGCGAACCCATCTGGGTGGGCGTCGTCGCCGCGCTCATCACCGTGGCCATCGCCGTCGTCCTCGGGGGGATCGCCGGCTACGTGCGCGGGTGCGTCGACCACTTCCTGCTCCAGCTGACCGACATCACGATGACCATCCCCTTCATCGTGCTCATGCTGGTCATCGCGTCCTTCTACCGCACCGCCTCACCGCTGATGGTCGCCTTCATCATCGGCCTGGTGACGTGGCCGTACCTGATGCGCTCCATCCGCGCCCAGGTGCTCAGCCTGCGCGAACGCGAGTTCGTCGAGGCGGCCCGCCTCCAGGACCTGGGCACCGCCCGGATCCTGTTCGTCGAGGTGCTGCCCAACATGGCGGGCTACGTGTTCATCAACTTCATCATCGCCATCACCAACGCGATCTACGCGGTCGTCGGCATGTACCTGCTCGGGCTGCTGCCCAGCACCGCCGACAACTGGGGGCTGATGATCCAGCAGGCCTGGGACAACAACGCGTTCCTGCTCCCCACCGCCACCCCCTTCCTCGTCGCCCCGATGGTGATGATCATGCTCTTCCAGATCGGGCTGGTCACCATGTCCCGCTCCCTGGAGCAGGCCCTCAACCCACGACTCCGGGACAGGTGA
- a CDS encoding ABC transporter permease — translation MATDTAASPPPPDAPASAADPPSLPWRVWRHHLFVKVRKSVVVVFVVANVTFFLARAMPGDPIDVMAGRLTQGGMSMDEARVIATNSLAFDPDAPLWRQWWDFFVGLVTLDLGNTITRPAVGVAEAIAAYLPWTLFSIGVGTVVSIVLGLSLGMVMAYRRNRFLDHALSVAASVLGAVPNYLIAMLLVVGGGLYLGWFDPVALRGTVSPGVTPGFTAEFVGDAFYHAGLPILTYVLAIVGTWMLVMKASTTEVLGEDYVTVARARGLRDGRIAFAYVGRNAVLPLVAQIAISFGTLVGGAVFVERVLVYKGVGGLLLDAVNYRDYPLLQGLLIIVTACVVAANLVADLLYSRLDPRISDQGAATP, via the coding sequence GTGGCCACCGACACCGCGGCCTCCCCACCGCCCCCCGACGCCCCGGCGTCGGCCGCCGACCCGCCCTCCCTCCCGTGGCGGGTCTGGCGCCACCACCTGTTCGTGAAGGTCCGCAAGTCCGTCGTCGTGGTGTTCGTGGTCGCCAACGTGACGTTCTTCCTCGCACGGGCCATGCCGGGCGACCCCATCGACGTCATGGCGGGCCGGCTGACCCAGGGCGGTATGAGCATGGACGAGGCCCGGGTGATCGCCACCAACTCACTGGCCTTCGACCCGGACGCACCGCTGTGGCGGCAGTGGTGGGACTTCTTCGTCGGCCTGGTCACCCTGGACCTGGGCAACACCATCACCCGGCCCGCGGTCGGCGTCGCCGAGGCCATCGCGGCCTACCTGCCCTGGACGCTGTTCAGCATCGGCGTGGGCACGGTCGTCTCGATCGTCCTCGGGCTGAGCCTGGGCATGGTGATGGCCTACCGGCGCAACCGGTTCCTCGACCACGCGCTGAGCGTGGCCGCCTCCGTCCTGGGCGCCGTGCCCAACTACCTCATCGCGATGCTGCTCGTGGTCGGCGGCGGCCTCTACCTCGGCTGGTTCGATCCCGTCGCCCTGCGCGGCACGGTCAGCCCCGGCGTCACGCCCGGGTTCACCGCGGAATTCGTCGGCGACGCGTTCTACCACGCCGGACTGCCGATCCTCACCTACGTCCTCGCCATCGTCGGCACCTGGATGCTCGTCATGAAGGCCTCCACCACCGAGGTGCTCGGCGAGGACTACGTCACCGTCGCCCGGGCCCGGGGGCTCCGCGACGGCCGCATCGCCTTCGCCTACGTCGGCCGCAACGCGGTGCTGCCCCTGGTCGCCCAGATCGCGATCTCCTTCGGCACGCTCGTCGGCGGCGCGGTCTTCGTCGAGCGGGTCCTGGTCTACAAGGGCGTCGGCGGCCTGCTGCTGGACGCCGTCAACTACCGCGACTACCCGCTCCTCCAGGGGCTGCTCATCATCGTCACCGCCTGCGTCGTGGCCGCCAACCTCGTGGCCGACCTGCTCTACAGCCGACTCGACCCGCGCATCAGCGACCAGGGGGCCGCGACACCATGA
- a CDS encoding septum formation family protein, whose protein sequence is MLTETRRPSRNRTALGILVAGAALSLTACGPLPLLPPALSGEGDETVSPSPEPEATQVAEAETEPEPRATISARPEPTESGEDTESVGVFDLEEGDCLNEVAEQDNIVDVPMVDCEDPHDYEVYVNDDLDEDGEYPGDQEVSDLTAELCHDEFEGFVGTEYLESELEFTSFFPTPTGWDLYDNREYLCLVYDPAGPVEGTLEDSER, encoded by the coding sequence ATGCTCACCGAAACGCGCCGCCCGTCCAGGAACCGCACCGCCCTGGGGATCCTCGTGGCCGGCGCCGCTCTGTCGCTCACCGCGTGCGGACCCCTACCCCTGCTGCCGCCCGCGCTCAGCGGTGAGGGGGACGAGACCGTCTCGCCCTCGCCCGAGCCGGAGGCCACCCAGGTCGCCGAAGCCGAAACCGAGCCCGAGCCGAGGGCGACCATCTCGGCCCGGCCCGAGCCCACCGAGTCCGGGGAGGACACCGAGTCCGTCGGCGTCTTCGACCTGGAGGAGGGCGACTGCCTCAACGAGGTCGCGGAGCAGGACAACATCGTCGACGTCCCGATGGTCGACTGCGAGGACCCCCACGACTACGAGGTCTACGTCAACGACGACCTCGACGAGGACGGGGAGTACCCCGGCGACCAGGAGGTCAGCGACCTGACCGCCGAGCTGTGCCACGACGAGTTCGAGGGGTTCGTCGGCACGGAGTACCTGGAGTCGGAGCTGGAGTTCACGTCCTTCTTCCCCACCCCCACGGGCTGGGACCTCTACGACAACCGCGAGTACCTGTGCCTGGTCTACGACCCGGCCGGCCCGGTCGAGGGGACCCTGGAGGACTCCGAGCGCTGA
- a CDS encoding septum formation family protein, whose translation MSSSSPVLRAAALSSLAAGAAVVLSGCGVVTQILGGGDNNVFELNVGDCFIDSEMEAVLGGEGVSEVPLVDCAEPHDSEFFVAEDMPEGEYPGDEAVSAEADELCEGQAFTDFVGVPYEESLLLALPLTPTEQSWDTVDDREIICYVYHPDEMVTGSLAGVAY comes from the coding sequence ATGTCTTCGTCTTCCCCCGTCCTGCGCGCCGCCGCCCTGTCCTCCCTCGCCGCCGGTGCCGCGGTCGTCCTCAGCGGCTGCGGTGTCGTCACGCAGATCCTCGGTGGCGGGGACAACAACGTCTTCGAGCTCAACGTCGGTGACTGCTTCATCGACAGTGAGATGGAGGCCGTGCTCGGTGGCGAGGGGGTCTCCGAGGTTCCCCTGGTCGACTGCGCGGAGCCGCACGACTCCGAGTTCTTCGTCGCCGAGGACATGCCCGAGGGCGAGTACCCGGGCGACGAGGCGGTCAGCGCCGAGGCCGACGAGCTGTGCGAGGGCCAGGCCTTCACCGACTTCGTCGGCGTCCCCTACGAGGAGTCCCTGCTGCTCGCCCTTCCGCTGACCCCCACCGAGCAGTCGTGGGACACCGTCGACGACCGCGAGATCATCTGCTACGTGTACCACCCCGACGAGATGGTCACCGGCAGCCTCGCGGGCGTCGCCTACTAG